Proteins encoded together in one Campylobacter anatolicus window:
- a CDS encoding undecaprenyl-diphosphate phosphatase — MDIIQVIVLALVQGISEFLPISSSAHLVLVPKLFNWVDQGLAFDVAVHIGTLVAIIIYFKDRIFRLLSDFFVSIIKHKSIGESSLVWAVCFATIPAGLFGLAFNDIIEKYARSGVMIAVMTIIFGIVLYVADKNVGTKSEYDVTIKLALLIGLAQALALIPGVSRSGVTISAALLLGFSRVASANFSFLMSIPVILLAGGLESLKLIKDETTHIYSWSDLGLAFVLSAVSAYICVRLFMVFISKVSMLPFVIYRILLGMFLLGIFL; from the coding sequence ATGGATATTATACAAGTTATCGTTTTAGCCCTAGTGCAAGGTATTAGCGAGTTTTTACCGATATCTAGTTCGGCTCATCTTGTGCTAGTACCAAAGCTCTTTAACTGGGTGGATCAAGGACTTGCCTTTGATGTCGCGGTACATATAGGTACACTTGTAGCGATTATTATCTACTTTAAAGACCGTATTTTTAGACTTTTAAGTGATTTTTTCGTCTCCATTATAAAACATAAAAGTATTGGCGAGAGTTCGCTTGTGTGGGCAGTATGCTTTGCGACCATACCAGCTGGATTATTTGGTTTGGCATTTAATGACATAATAGAGAAATATGCTAGAAGTGGTGTTATGATCGCGGTTATGACGATCATTTTTGGCATAGTTTTATATGTAGCTGATAAAAATGTCGGTACAAAAAGCGAGTATGATGTAACGATAAAATTAGCTTTGCTTATCGGTTTAGCTCAAGCTTTGGCTCTGATACCCGGCGTTTCACGCTCTGGCGTAACTATAAGTGCGGCTTTATTGCTTGGATTTTCAAGAGTGGCGAGTGCAAATTTCTCATTTTTGATGAGTATTCCCGTAATACTTCTAGCTGGTGGACTTGAGAGTTTAAAGCTTATTAAAGATGAGACGACACATATTTATTCATGGAGTGATTTAGGGCTTGCATTTGTGCTAAGTGCGGTAAGTGCGTATATATGCGTTAGGCTATTTATGGTATTTATTTCAAAGGTAAGCATGTTGCCGTTTGTGATATATCGTATTTTACTTGGAATGTTTTTATTGGGAATTTTTCTATAA
- a CDS encoding siderophore ABC transporter substrate-binding protein produces the protein MQKFFKFLLVVGLLSSLNLSATNVEVNALNGKKEPITLKVPLNPKRVATIDLAALDTIDALGVGDHVVAMPKSQKIEYLMKYVNNEKIINIGTAKEVDMEKLISSQPDVIFISGRLAPKYDELSKIAPVVHLEINYANGSLQSAKQNIATIAKIFGLDGKVDGIVSGFDKRMDAIKQKANGKSAIIGLVTSSSLHTLGNSGRCAMITTDAGFENLAKDVGSTHGNESSFELLVKLDPEYLFILDRDSAIAKPGAKIAKEVIDNELVKKTRAYKSDKIFYLTPAPWYLSEGGIHSMDIMLSDIEKALK, from the coding sequence ATGCAAAAATTTTTTAAATTTTTACTTGTAGTTGGGCTTTTAAGCTCTTTAAATTTATCAGCGACCAATGTTGAGGTAAACGCACTAAACGGTAAGAAAGAGCCTATAACGCTCAAAGTTCCGCTCAATCCAAAAAGAGTAGCGACTATCGATCTGGCTGCACTAGACACTATCGATGCACTTGGAGTTGGCGATCATGTCGTAGCTATGCCAAAGTCTCAAAAGATAGAATACCTAATGAAATACGTAAATAACGAAAAGATCATAAATATCGGTACTGCAAAAGAGGTAGATATGGAAAAGCTCATCAGCTCACAACCTGATGTGATATTTATCAGTGGTAGATTGGCACCAAAATACGATGAGCTTTCAAAGATCGCTCCAGTTGTGCATTTAGAGATAAACTATGCAAACGGAAGTCTGCAAAGTGCGAAGCAAAACATAGCTACGATAGCTAAAATTTTTGGACTTGATGGCAAAGTTGATGGTATCGTGAGTGGCTTTGACAAACGTATGGACGCGATAAAACAAAAGGCAAATGGCAAGAGTGCTATCATAGGGCTAGTAACAAGCTCAAGCCTTCACACACTCGGTAACAGTGGACGTTGTGCGATGATAACAACTGATGCTGGATTTGAAAATTTAGCAAAAGATGTCGGCTCAACGCATGGCAATGAGTCATCTTTTGAGCTACTTGTAAAACTTGACCCAGAGTATCTTTTTATCCTTGATCGTGATAGTGCTATCGCAAAACCAGGTGCAAAGATCGCAAAAGAGGTGATAGACAATGAGCTAGTCAAAAAGACAAGAGCATATAAAAGTGATAAAATTTTCTATCTCACTCCAGCACCTTGGTATCTAAGCGAAGGTGGTATTCACTCGATGGATATAATGTTAAGCGATATAGAAAAAGCTTTAAAATAA
- a CDS encoding ABC transporter ATP-binding protein yields the protein MQVKNLIKRYGDTNVVDNVSFEIKRGKITSFIGPNGAGKSTIMHIISRLIQKDSGEVIFGGKNLSDYKSKDLAKHLAILTQSNNIAMKLSVRELVSFGRFPYSGSKLDENDVKIVDDALEKMQLTKFAERYLDELSGGQRQRAFIAMIIAQDTEFVLLDEPTNNLDIYHSIQMMKNVKFLSQTLGKTIIMVLHELNLAAFYSDYICAFKDGKVVKYGEVNDVMTKENLSEIYNVDFEILNIHDKPLSIYF from the coding sequence ATGCAGGTTAAAAATTTGATAAAAAGATATGGCGACACAAATGTCGTCGATAATGTAAGCTTTGAGATAAAACGCGGTAAAATAACATCATTTATCGGCCCAAATGGAGCTGGTAAATCAACTATAATGCACATAATCTCACGACTCATACAAAAAGATAGCGGAGAGGTGATATTTGGTGGTAAAAATTTAAGCGATTATAAGAGCAAAGATCTAGCTAAACACCTCGCGATATTAACCCAAAGCAATAACATAGCAATGAAGCTTAGTGTCAGAGAGCTGGTGAGCTTCGGACGCTTTCCATATAGTGGCTCAAAACTGGATGAAAATGACGTAAAAATCGTAGATGATGCACTTGAAAAAATGCAGCTTACTAAGTTTGCTGAACGCTATCTTGACGAGCTTAGTGGTGGACAGCGTCAAAGAGCGTTTATAGCGATGATTATAGCACAAGATACGGAATTCGTGCTACTTGATGAGCCGACAAACAACCTTGATATCTATCACTCCATACAGATGATGAAAAATGTCAAATTTTTATCTCAAACGCTTGGTAAGACGATCATTATGGTGCTTCACGAGCTAAATTTAGCTGCATTTTACTCAGACTATATCTGTGCGTTTAAGGATGGCAAAGTCGTAAAATACGGTGAAGTCAATGATGTGATGACAAAGGAGAATTTATCAGAAATTTACAATGTGGATTTTGAAATTTTAAATATCCACGACAAACCATTATCAATATATTTTTAG
- a CDS encoding iron chelate uptake ABC transporter family permease subunit, with protein MRMIALKKRLFCIIGLSIIFCIFYLFYDINFKFFEYFLSIRLPKLGAILITAFCIGAATMVFQTIINNTIVTPCLLGMNSLYLVIHTAIVFFFGSASILASNKYISFFCDLVLMGILATIIYSYLFRVTKYNVLYVLLAGTVMATFFLSLQSTMVRIMDPNEYDTLLASLVASFSHVNTDILAFALIFVVALTFYYRRDLAVLDVIALGKNEAINLGVDYDRVIARLLLGVTLFIAIATALVGPISFLGLIIANLARQIFKTYRHSYLVVASAFIGMVVLVCGQFVVERIFDLAIPISVFVNIAGGVYFLYLLLVNKGR; from the coding sequence ATGCGAATGATAGCACTCAAAAAACGCCTTTTTTGCATTATCGGACTGAGCATTATTTTCTGTATCTTTTATCTATTTTATGATATAAATTTTAAATTTTTTGAGTATTTTTTGAGTATTAGGCTACCAAAACTTGGGGCTATTTTGATAACAGCATTTTGTATTGGTGCAGCTACGATGGTCTTTCAAACTATCATAAACAATACAATTGTAACACCATGCCTTTTAGGCATGAACTCGCTTTATCTAGTTATACATACAGCAATTGTCTTTTTCTTTGGCTCAGCTAGTATCTTAGCGAGTAATAAATATATCAGCTTTTTCTGCGATCTTGTGCTTATGGGGATATTGGCAACTATCATTTATAGCTATCTTTTTCGCGTTACAAAGTATAATGTGCTTTATGTACTACTTGCTGGAACGGTTATGGCGACATTTTTCCTATCGCTTCAAAGCACAATGGTTCGTATAATGGATCCAAATGAATACGACACACTTTTAGCATCACTAGTGGCTAGTTTTTCACACGTAAATACCGATATACTCGCATTTGCTCTTATATTTGTCGTAGCACTTACATTTTACTATCGTCGCGATCTGGCTGTGCTTGACGTGATTGCACTTGGTAAAAATGAGGCTATAAATTTAGGTGTAGATTATGATAGAGTTATTGCAAGACTTTTGCTCGGTGTTACGCTATTTATCGCGATCGCTACGGCACTTGTAGGCCCTATATCATTTCTTGGGCTTATTATCGCAAATTTAGCAAGGCAAATTTTTAAAACTTACCGCCACAGCTATCTTGTCGTAGCCTCGGCATTTATAGGTATGGTCGTGCTCGTGTGTGGACAATTTGTAGTCGAGCGTATATTTGATCTAGCCATACCCATCTCAGTCTTTGTAAATATCGCTGGTGGCGTATATTTCTTATATCTTTTGCTAGTAAATAAGGGGCGTTAA
- a CDS encoding ABC transporter permease: protein MRSSLILFILLLILSFISLFVGVLDVDVAGILSGDIEQIQTLLISRIPRLLAIICSGIGLSVAGLIMQQLCMNKFVSPTTGGTIASAQFGILIALVFIPDSTLYSRAIFAFISAMIGTWIYVAFIQSIQFKDTVMVALVGIMFSYVIGGITNFIAFKYDMVQTLSTWLTGSFALILRGRYEIVYLVVPLVFIAFIYANHFNIVGMGKNFSKNLGVPYNLVLFFGLSIAAMLTASVVVVVGTISYIGLIVPNLVTMFKGDRLQGTLLDTALFGAIFVLICDLIGRVLIAPYELPIELIAGVIGSVIFIVLLIYKLKAPKTRLNTNTKVVKCE, encoded by the coding sequence TTGCGTTCAAGCTTAATTCTTTTCATTTTACTTCTTATTCTTAGTTTTATTTCGCTATTTGTTGGCGTCTTAGATGTCGATGTGGCTGGAATTTTAAGTGGCGACATAGAGCAGATACAAACGCTCCTTATATCGCGTATCCCACGACTTTTAGCGATCATATGCTCTGGTATAGGGCTAAGTGTAGCAGGGCTGATTATGCAGCAACTTTGTATGAATAAATTTGTCTCACCAACGACTGGTGGCACGATAGCATCGGCTCAGTTTGGTATACTCATCGCACTCGTTTTTATACCTGATTCAACACTTTACTCGCGTGCGATATTTGCCTTTATATCGGCGATGATAGGTACTTGGATATATGTGGCATTTATTCAAAGCATTCAGTTTAAAGATACTGTTATGGTTGCACTTGTGGGTATTATGTTTAGCTACGTCATTGGTGGTATTACAAATTTTATCGCATTTAAATACGATATGGTGCAGACACTCTCCACGTGGCTAACCGGTAGCTTTGCACTCATTTTGCGTGGGAGATACGAGATAGTCTATCTTGTCGTTCCGCTCGTGTTTATCGCATTTATCTATGCTAACCACTTCAATATCGTTGGAATGGGTAAAAATTTCTCTAAAAATTTAGGCGTTCCATATAATCTCGTGCTATTTTTCGGACTTAGTATTGCAGCTATGCTGACCGCTTCGGTCGTGGTCGTAGTAGGTACGATCTCATATATAGGGCTTATCGTGCCAAATTTAGTAACAATGTTTAAAGGAGACAGGCTGCAAGGCACACTACTTGATACAGCATTATTTGGAGCGATATTTGTCCTTATATGCGATCTTATTGGTCGTGTTTTGATAGCTCCTTATGAGCTTCCTATCGAGCTTATCGCTGGAGTGATCGGCAGTGTGATATTTATTGTGCTTTTAATATATAAGCTAAAAGCCCCAAAAACACGGCTAAATACCAACACAAAGGTAGTCAAATGCGAATGA
- a CDS encoding CopD family protein, which translates to MEFFTEYYSYFRFVHYIFFVSWMAVLFYQPRLYVYHAENMDKPDFVKVVEVMEYKMYHYIGWIALIGSFATGILIILAMPDLLRSGYIHVKITTVVLMAIYHLDLGRYMKLLREKRCNKNGMFFRAYNEVPTVAMLVIIWMIVFKPF; encoded by the coding sequence ATGGAATTTTTCACAGAGTATTATAGTTATTTTAGGTTTGTGCACTACATATTTTTCGTATCATGGATGGCTGTGCTATTTTATCAGCCACGCCTTTATGTCTATCACGCTGAAAATATGGATAAGCCTGATTTTGTAAAAGTTGTTGAAGTTATGGAGTATAAGATGTATCACTACATCGGCTGGATCGCACTTATTGGCTCATTTGCAACTGGGATTTTAATCATCCTCGCTATGCCTGACCTACTACGCTCTGGCTACATCCATGTTAAGATAACAACAGTCGTGCTTATGGCTATATATCATCTTGACCTTGGTAGATACATGAAACTGCTTCGTGAGAAACGCTGTAATAAAAACGGTATGTTTTTCCGTGCGTATAACGAAGTGCCGACGGTTGCAATGTTGGTGATTATATGGATGATCGTGTTTAAGCCATTTTAA
- a CDS encoding NINE protein gives MGNNIYIAYALWFFVGWLGAHRIYLGKFISGFLMMGLFFIGTIFQIVLIGYFFLAIWAIWWLVDVFLVGSYVDKNLLKDELKRKLKMQDKEADLKRLYELYDSGVISKAEFEARKEILFK, from the coding sequence TTGGGTAATAATATTTATATCGCTTACGCTCTTTGGTTTTTCGTTGGTTGGCTCGGTGCTCACCGCATATATTTGGGTAAATTTATAAGCGGATTTTTGATGATGGGGTTATTTTTTATTGGAACTATATTTCAAATCGTACTTATAGGCTACTTTTTCCTTGCGATTTGGGCTATTTGGTGGCTTGTAGATGTGTTTTTAGTAGGATCTTATGTTGATAAAAATTTACTCAAAGATGAGCTAAAACGCAAGTTAAAGATGCAGGATAAAGAGGCTGATCTAAAGCGATTATACGAGCTATACGATAGTGGTGTAATAAGTAAAGCTGAGTTTGAGGCTAGAAAAGAAATTTTATTTAAATAA
- the lspA gene encoding signal peptidase II — protein sequence MRKILVKFFIAFIVIFTIDQAIKWLYVAGNGRYDGEFFSLILTYNKGVAFSMFAFLGEWLKFIQVGLIVGILGYLIREKQLLKAHTIAIGTLLGAGSSNIFDRFIHGGVVDYVFWHKWFEFAVFNLADVMIDIAIVIILWQSFMSNRKVTRLEN from the coding sequence ATGCGTAAAATTTTAGTTAAATTTTTTATCGCATTTATAGTGATTTTTACTATAGATCAGGCGATAAAGTGGCTATATGTAGCGGGAAATGGAAGATACGATGGTGAGTTTTTCTCGCTTATTCTTACGTATAATAAAGGCGTGGCATTTTCTATGTTTGCCTTTTTAGGTGAGTGGCTTAAATTTATCCAAGTTGGACTGATAGTGGGAATTTTGGGATATTTGATACGTGAAAAGCAACTTCTTAAAGCTCACACGATAGCTATAGGGACGCTCCTAGGGGCTGGTAGTTCAAATATCTTTGACCGATTTATCCACGGCGGAGTAGTGGATTATGTTTTTTGGCATAAGTGGTTTGAATTTGCTGTTTTTAATCTTGCAGACGTTATGATAGACATCGCAATTGTTATTATTTTATGGCAAAGTTTTATGAGTAATCGCAAAGTGACAAGGCTAGAAAATTAG
- the glmM gene encoding phosphoglucosamine mutase produces the protein MKLFGTDGVRGKAGEKLSAQTSMRLAMAAGIYFRKYSTTNTILVGKDTRKSGYMIETAIVAGLTAVGYNVLQIGPMPTPAVAFLTEDMRCDAGIMISASHNPFYDNGIKFFNANGDKLEEDIEREIEKIYFDDEMIANAQKTMTDIGANKRIDDVIGRYIVQIKNSFPKSLTLKNLRVVLDVANGAAYKVAPTVFRELGADVIVLNNEPNGSNINQSCGALHPEELANEVKRLRADIGFAYDGDADRLVVVDENGVVVHGDAIIGVLGVFLNEKKALKGGGVVATIMSNAALEDYLVKHKLKLHRANVGDKYVLEMMKKEGINFGGEQSGHVIFNDFAKTGDGLVTSMQVVAMLLQKGKRASELFGEITPYPQILLNLKITEKKPLESIAGLKELENSLKNDGIRSLFRYSGTENLIRLLLEGKNAALVEKRMDEVEKFFIKALNA, from the coding sequence ATGAAACTTTTTGGCACTGATGGGGTTCGTGGAAAGGCCGGAGAGAAGCTCTCAGCACAGACATCTATGCGTTTAGCGATGGCAGCTGGGATTTATTTTAGAAAATACTCAACCACAAATACAATCTTAGTCGGCAAAGATACAAGAAAAAGTGGCTATATGATAGAAACAGCCATCGTTGCAGGGCTTACGGCAGTTGGTTATAACGTGCTTCAGATAGGCCCTATGCCAACTCCTGCAGTGGCATTTTTGACTGAGGATATGCGGTGTGATGCGGGCATAATGATAAGTGCAAGTCACAATCCATTTTACGATAATGGTATTAAATTTTTTAACGCAAATGGCGATAAACTTGAAGAGGATATTGAACGTGAAATAGAGAAAATTTATTTTGACGATGAGATGATAGCAAATGCACAAAAAACTATGACAGATATCGGTGCAAACAAGCGAATAGACGATGTTATAGGTCGCTATATCGTGCAGATAAAAAACTCATTTCCAAAGTCTTTGACGCTTAAAAATTTACGTGTCGTGTTAGATGTAGCAAATGGAGCGGCGTATAAGGTGGCACCTACTGTGTTTAGGGAGCTTGGAGCTGATGTCATTGTGCTAAATAACGAACCAAACGGTAGCAATATCAACCAAAGCTGTGGGGCTTTACATCCAGAAGAGTTAGCTAACGAAGTCAAAAGGCTACGTGCAGACATAGGTTTTGCATACGACGGCGATGCTGATAGATTAGTTGTCGTTGATGAAAACGGAGTAGTCGTGCATGGTGATGCTATAATTGGTGTGCTTGGTGTATTTTTGAACGAGAAAAAGGCATTAAAAGGCGGTGGCGTGGTTGCTACGATAATGAGTAATGCTGCACTTGAAGACTATCTTGTCAAACACAAACTAAAACTACACCGTGCAAATGTTGGCGATAAATACGTCCTTGAGATGATGAAAAAAGAAGGGATAAATTTTGGCGGTGAGCAGAGCGGACACGTGATATTTAATGATTTTGCAAAAACCGGCGATGGACTAGTAACGTCAATGCAAGTCGTTGCTATGCTACTTCAAAAAGGCAAAAGAGCGAGTGAATTATTTGGCGAGATAACGCCATACCCACAAATTTTATTAAATCTAAAGATAACTGAGAAAAAACCACTTGAGAGCATAGCAGGGCTAAAAGAGCTTGAAAATAGTCTGAAAAATGATGGTATAAGATCACTTTTTCGATACTCTGGGACAGAGAATTTAATACGCCTTTTGCTTGAAGGCAAAAATGCAGCCTTAGTTGAAAAGCGAATGGATGAAGTTGAGAAATTTTTTATAAAAGCCTTAAATGCGTAA
- the rpsT gene encoding 30S ribosomal protein S20 produces the protein MANHKSAEKRARQTIKRTERNRFYRTRLKNITKAVRVAVESKDLNVATEALKIANKSIHSFVSKGFMKKQTAARRVSRLAQLVNTLKVA, from the coding sequence ATGGCAAATCATAAATCTGCTGAAAAAAGAGCAAGACAAACTATAAAAAGAACAGAGAGAAACAGGTTTTACCGCACAAGACTTAAAAATATAACAAAAGCTGTGCGTGTAGCCGTTGAGTCAAAAGACCTAAATGTCGCTACTGAGGCATTAAAAATTGCAAACAAAAGTATTCATAGCTTTGTAAGTAAAGGCTTTATGAAAAAGCAAACTGCGGCTCGCCGTGTTAGTCGTCTAGCTCAGCTTGTAAACACTCTAAAAGTTGCATAA